In Pseudomonas oryzicola, one DNA window encodes the following:
- a CDS encoding cation:proton antiporter — protein sequence MYQNLAVLAALLVLYASLAGALESRPINGPLLFLLAGLAAGPSGLGLLNLSLDRNDLRLLAELTLAIVLFSDAAKADLAQLRHFRSLPLRLLTIGLPLTLVAGWFAAWLLFPQMPWLEMALLATILAPTDAALGKAVVSNPEVPANVRESLNVESGLNDGICVPVLLLLLALVTEAHSTVPFALAGYLFLEELGVGALTGAALALLVGGLLRLSQRHCLQIEAWQQLVMPALALLSFACAQALGGSGFIAAFCAGLLTGCRFKQETQPLLATGESCGEALSLLTWVVFGAYVAPKAAQMLSPAVWFYALSSLSLVRMLPVWISLSGSALSAESRLFIGWFGPRGLASIVFAVLVLDAQLQEGATIIATTIACVVLSVVLHGMSALPGARRLGRSAE from the coding sequence ATGTATCAGAACCTGGCAGTTCTGGCCGCCTTGCTGGTGCTCTACGCCAGCCTGGCCGGCGCGCTGGAATCCAGACCCATCAACGGGCCTCTGCTGTTTCTGCTGGCGGGCCTGGCGGCCGGCCCATCCGGGCTGGGGTTGCTGAACCTTTCGCTGGACCGCAACGATTTGCGGCTGCTGGCTGAACTGACCCTGGCCATTGTGCTGTTCAGTGATGCCGCCAAGGCCGATCTGGCCCAGCTGCGCCACTTCCGCAGCCTGCCGCTACGCTTGCTGACCATTGGCCTGCCGCTGACCTTGGTCGCGGGATGGTTTGCCGCGTGGCTGCTCTTTCCGCAAATGCCCTGGCTGGAAATGGCGCTGCTGGCGACGATACTGGCGCCAACCGATGCCGCCCTTGGCAAGGCCGTGGTCAGCAACCCGGAGGTACCGGCCAATGTGCGCGAAAGCCTGAATGTGGAAAGCGGTTTGAACGACGGCATCTGTGTGCCGGTGCTGCTCTTGCTGCTGGCCCTGGTGACGGAAGCGCACTCGACGGTGCCTTTTGCCTTGGCCGGTTATCTGTTCCTGGAGGAGTTGGGCGTCGGCGCCCTGACCGGAGCGGCGCTGGCGTTGCTGGTGGGCGGGCTGTTGCGCCTGTCGCAACGCCATTGCCTGCAGATCGAAGCGTGGCAACAGCTGGTGATGCCGGCGCTGGCATTGCTGAGTTTCGCCTGCGCCCAGGCATTGGGTGGCAGTGGCTTCATCGCCGCCTTCTGTGCGGGGCTGCTGACAGGTTGCCGGTTCAAGCAGGAAACCCAGCCGCTGCTAGCGACCGGCGAGTCTTGTGGTGAGGCCTTGTCACTGCTGACCTGGGTGGTGTTTGGTGCCTACGTGGCGCCCAAGGCAGCGCAAATGCTGTCGCCCGCGGTATGGTTCTACGCCCTGTCAAGCCTGTCGCTGGTGCGCATGCTGCCTGTCTGGATCAGCCTGAGCGGCAGCGCGCTCAGCGCCGAGAGCCGCTTGTTCATCGGCTGGTTCGGACCCCGTGGGCTGGCTTCGATCGTCTTTGCCGTGCTGGTGCTGGATGCGCAATTGCAAGAAGGCGCTACCATCATCGCTACTACCATCGCTTGCGTCGTGCTCAGCGTGGTACTGCATGGGATGAGCGCATTGCCAGGGGCTCGCCGGCTCGGTCGCAGCGCTGAATGA
- the potE gene encoding putrescine-ornithine antiporter, producing MDDPAKKMSLVGLTTLVTVNMMGSGIIMLPASMAQIGAVSLLSWLITAVGSMAIAYCFAQCGIYCTRSGGMSAYSEQAHGKSAFFLCSYLYFLSLMIGNVAIGISAVGYLTPFFPWLGSGAVPLLAGAVMLIWFTTLANLGGAKITGRLGAISVWGVIVPVAGLSLIGWYWFSPTTFREAWNPGQMPVAQAITSSIPLTLWAFLGMESAAQNSDAVENPKRNVPLACLFGTLGAAVVYILSTSVIQGIVPNPELANASAPFALVYARMFNDTVGNLIMGLAVIACVGSLLGWQFTLAETAKVTAGEGLFPRLFTRVTPRGVPLAGLLTCAVLQSLIALSTLSPNASAQFSKLVNLAAVTNIIPYITSLTGLLVIMYKAQVPLSIFRRNAIIMVVAVCYCFYALYASGLEAVFGAALIMALGYLLFGFIAKRFVKVLDTIGGAS from the coding sequence ATGGATGATCCAGCAAAGAAAATGAGCCTGGTCGGGCTGACCACTCTGGTAACGGTGAACATGATGGGCTCGGGCATCATCATGCTGCCGGCAAGCATGGCCCAGATCGGGGCTGTGTCGCTGCTGTCCTGGCTGATCACCGCCGTGGGGTCGATGGCCATTGCCTATTGTTTCGCCCAATGCGGCATCTACTGTACGCGTTCCGGCGGGATGTCCGCCTACAGTGAGCAAGCGCACGGCAAGTCTGCCTTTTTCCTGTGCTCGTATCTGTATTTTCTTTCATTGATGATCGGCAACGTGGCGATCGGCATCTCGGCGGTGGGCTACCTCACGCCATTCTTCCCGTGGCTGGGCAGCGGTGCTGTGCCACTGCTGGCGGGGGCGGTCATGCTGATCTGGTTCACTACCCTGGCCAACCTGGGCGGCGCCAAGATCACCGGTCGGCTCGGGGCGATCAGCGTGTGGGGGGTGATCGTGCCGGTTGCCGGGCTGAGCCTGATCGGCTGGTACTGGTTCAGCCCGACAACCTTCCGGGAGGCCTGGAACCCAGGGCAGATGCCTGTTGCCCAGGCCATTACCAGTAGCATCCCGCTGACGCTGTGGGCCTTTCTTGGCATGGAGTCGGCTGCGCAGAACTCGGATGCGGTGGAAAACCCCAAGCGCAATGTGCCACTGGCCTGCCTGTTCGGCACCCTTGGCGCAGCCGTGGTGTACATCCTGTCGACCAGTGTCATCCAAGGGATCGTGCCCAACCCGGAGCTGGCCAATGCCAGCGCACCCTTCGCCCTGGTCTACGCGCGTATGTTCAACGACACCGTTGGCAACCTGATCATGGGCCTGGCGGTGATCGCCTGCGTGGGGTCATTGCTTGGCTGGCAATTCACCCTGGCCGAAACCGCCAAGGTTACCGCCGGAGAGGGGCTGTTTCCCCGGCTCTTTACCCGCGTCACACCGCGCGGCGTGCCGTTGGCGGGCTTGTTGACCTGCGCCGTGCTGCAAAGCCTGATTGCGTTGTCGACGCTCTCGCCAAATGCCAGCGCCCAGTTCAGCAAGCTGGTCAACCTGGCGGCTGTGACCAACATCATCCCCTACATCACCTCACTGACCGGATTGCTGGTGATCATGTACAAGGCACAGGTGCCGCTGAGCATTTTTCGCCGTAACGCCATCATCATGGTGGTCGCCGTGTGCTACTGCTTCTATGCCCTGTACGCCTCGGGCCTGGAAGCCGTGTTTGGCGCCGCGCTGATCATGGCGCTGGGTTACCTGTTGTTCGGCTTCATTGCCAAGCGCTTCGTCAAGGTGCTGGATACGATCGGGGGGGCGTCGTGA
- a CDS encoding transporter substrate-binding domain-containing protein, producing MKKRAKFAGLCLASLLLCGLADNRLAAADVLERLQHSQVLTLGFMEGLAPFSSGSEQSPQGYAVELCMAVVERIRQAPGLAGLQVHWRALAEAQVVPALTEGQVDLVCTPMVETVGRRAVADFSIPVFTSGLAVLVRRDAPATLLGPLSGKAQDSGPRWRATINAGLSKHSFAVLRGTLSSRWAHERIRQLGLQSTLEEVSSYEEGVQRVAERKVDALLGDRVVLLAYQARQAEREQLWVPERMFVMSRVALPMPRGDEDFRLLVDRALSKALAGRRGEELFVRYLGPLSAQDRLLQSLYPLPD from the coding sequence GTGAAAAAACGAGCGAAATTCGCCGGTCTGTGCCTTGCAAGCCTGTTGCTCTGCGGGCTAGCCGACAACAGGCTTGCCGCTGCCGATGTCCTGGAGCGGTTACAACACAGCCAGGTGCTGACCCTGGGGTTCATGGAAGGCCTTGCGCCGTTCTCGTCAGGTAGCGAGCAATCCCCGCAAGGGTACGCCGTGGAACTGTGCATGGCGGTGGTCGAGCGGATCCGTCAGGCGCCTGGGCTTGCTGGCCTGCAGGTGCATTGGCGCGCCCTGGCGGAGGCCCAGGTGGTTCCTGCCTTGACTGAAGGGCAGGTGGACCTGGTGTGTACGCCAATGGTGGAAACCGTTGGCCGACGTGCCGTGGCGGATTTTTCCATCCCGGTCTTTACTTCCGGCCTGGCTGTGCTGGTCAGGCGCGACGCACCGGCTACCTTGCTGGGGCCACTCAGTGGCAAGGCCCAGGACAGTGGCCCACGCTGGCGTGCAACGATCAACGCAGGGCTGAGCAAACACAGCTTTGCTGTATTGCGTGGCACATTGAGCAGCCGCTGGGCCCATGAACGGATACGCCAGCTAGGCTTGCAATCCACCCTCGAGGAGGTGTCGAGCTACGAGGAAGGCGTGCAGCGGGTGGCCGAGCGCAAGGTCGATGCGCTGCTGGGGGACCGGGTCGTGCTGCTTGCCTACCAGGCCCGGCAAGCCGAGCGTGAGCAGCTGTGGGTCCCGGAGCGGATGTTTGTCATGAGCCGGGTGGCGCTGCCTATGCCACGTGGGGATGAGGACTTCCGGTTGCTGGTGGACAGGGCCTTGAGCAAGGCGCTTGCCGGAAGGCGGGGCGAGGAGCTGTTCGTGCGCTACCTGGGCCCGCTGTCGGCCCAGGACCGCCTGTTGCAAAGTCTGTATCCATTGCCGGACTAA